The following are from one region of the Stenotrophomonas lactitubi genome:
- a CDS encoding GNAT family N-acetyltransferase: protein MLIPASAHDVRALLSCTHTAENAVAPPEVIALLADLTASIEPQFAPAAWRIVVAARTVGLLSLTCTPQAGVLTLGYGIAPAHQGRGLAGAALAEFVQWAWTEPRIHVLKAETAVDNLPSQAVLRRNGFRTVGRRVDAEDGALLCWQLDRWPKAP from the coding sequence ATGCTCATTCCTGCGTCCGCACACGACGTGCGCGCTCTGCTGTCCTGCACCCATACCGCTGAAAACGCTGTCGCCCCACCCGAAGTGATCGCCCTGCTGGCCGACCTCACCGCCTCCATCGAGCCGCAGTTTGCGCCGGCCGCATGGCGGATCGTCGTGGCGGCACGCACGGTGGGCCTGCTGTCGCTGACCTGCACGCCGCAGGCCGGTGTTCTCACCCTCGGCTATGGCATCGCCCCGGCCCACCAGGGACGCGGCCTGGCCGGCGCCGCACTGGCCGAGTTCGTGCAATGGGCGTGGACGGAGCCGCGCATACACGTGCTGAAGGCCGAAACGGCGGTGGACAACCTGCCCTCGCAGGCAGTGCTGCGCCGGAACGGTTTCCGCACGGTCGGTCGGCGCGTGGATGCCGAGGACGGTGCGCTGCTGTGCTGGCAGCTGGACCGCTGGCCAAAGGCACCATGA
- a CDS encoding ATPase domain-containing protein gives MRARMRITTGIEGLDSIIGGGLPQARLYLLEGPPGSGKTTLSLQFLLEGLRRGERCLYITLSETAEELREVALAHGWSLDGLHLFELGTAEGAMGNGRLQSVLHSWEMELDETVNLIMSKVDSIGPTRVVFDSLSELRLLAQDSLRYRRQILALKQFFAPKSATVFLVDDLTSTGDERDGQLHSLCHGVLSLERLTLDFGPARRRMQVQKLRGVDFVAGYHDMVIRRGGVQIFPRLIASEHHGRFVGTPISSGVDEIDRLLGGGPLRGTSTLLTGPAGSGKTNVALQYVWAACERGERSCIFEFDERVGTLLARASALDIDLDKHLRSSLLEILQIDPAEISPGEFSWNLRKAVEERNCSVLVIDSLNGYVTAMPQEKQLMLQLHEMLSYLNQKGVATFMINPQHGLVGTMSTGSLNVSYIADAVVLFRFFEAKGRIRKAISVIKNRGGAHEDTIRELKIDGRGITVSAALADFQGILTGTPEFVGDSAALLGQSNVR, from the coding sequence ATGCGAGCGCGCATGCGGATCACAACCGGAATCGAAGGACTGGACAGCATCATTGGCGGCGGGCTGCCGCAGGCGCGGCTGTACCTGCTCGAAGGGCCACCGGGCTCCGGCAAGACCACGCTGTCCCTGCAGTTCCTGCTGGAAGGCCTGCGACGCGGCGAGCGCTGCCTGTACATCACGCTCTCGGAAACGGCCGAGGAGCTGCGCGAAGTCGCGTTGGCCCACGGTTGGTCGCTGGACGGCCTGCACCTGTTCGAGCTGGGTACGGCCGAAGGGGCGATGGGCAACGGCCGCCTGCAGTCGGTGCTGCACTCGTGGGAAATGGAGCTGGACGAGACGGTCAACCTGATCATGTCCAAGGTGGACAGCATCGGGCCGACGCGCGTCGTGTTCGATTCGTTGTCGGAACTGCGCCTGCTGGCACAGGATTCGCTGCGCTATCGCCGGCAGATCCTCGCACTCAAGCAGTTCTTCGCGCCCAAAAGCGCGACGGTGTTCCTGGTGGACGACCTGACGTCCACCGGCGATGAGCGCGATGGCCAGCTGCACAGCCTGTGCCACGGCGTGCTGTCGCTGGAACGCCTGACCCTGGACTTCGGCCCTGCGCGGCGGCGGATGCAGGTGCAGAAGCTGCGGGGCGTCGATTTCGTTGCCGGCTACCACGACATGGTGATCCGTCGTGGCGGCGTGCAGATTTTCCCGCGCCTGATCGCCTCCGAGCATCACGGCCGGTTCGTCGGAACGCCCATCAGCAGCGGGGTGGACGAGATCGATCGGCTGTTGGGCGGTGGACCGCTGCGCGGTACCTCCACGCTGCTGACCGGTCCGGCCGGCAGCGGCAAGACCAACGTGGCACTGCAATACGTGTGGGCCGCCTGCGAGCGCGGTGAGCGCAGCTGCATCTTCGAATTCGACGAGCGGGTCGGCACGCTGCTGGCACGCGCCTCCGCGCTGGACATCGACCTGGACAAGCACCTGCGTTCGAGCCTGCTGGAAATCCTGCAGATCGATCCCGCGGAAATATCGCCCGGCGAGTTCTCCTGGAACCTGCGCAAGGCCGTGGAAGAACGCAACTGCAGCGTGCTGGTGATCGACAGCCTCAACGGCTATGTCACCGCCATGCCGCAGGAAAAACAGCTGATGCTGCAGCTGCACGAGATGCTGTCCTACCTGAACCAGAAGGGCGTGGCGACCTTCATGATCAACCCCCAGCATGGGCTGGTCGGCACCATGTCCACCGGCAGCCTCAACGTGTCCTACATCGCTGATGCGGTGGTGCTGTTCCGCTTCTTCGAAGCCAAGGGACGCATCCGCAAGGCGATCTCGGTGATCAAGAACCGCGGCGGTGCGCACGAGGACACCATCCGTGAACTGAAGATCGACGGGCGCGGCATCACGGTCAGCGCCGCGCTGGCCGATTTCCAGGGCATCCTCACCGGTACGCCCGAATTCGTCGGCGACAGTGCGGCGCTGCTGGGCCAGTCCAATGTCCGATAG
- a CDS encoding PAS domain-containing sensor histidine kinase: MSDSDDGGTVVRIVAPFGRDADSIAAVLANACLKPHIAPGLEVLASQLDDRTGLVVVTQEAVARDSEALLQALQQQPAWSDIPFILLRSARSYRRSTREPLLPGSINVVEMDRPLGSMSLLSAVQGALRARAKQFVVRDQVTALADGRAALARSESELRLIADAMPVLIAFVDRALCFRFANKAYESWFELATGDVIGRHVREVIGEPVWQQRRPAMEAALVGREAVFEIVWPHRVYGRRDCEVRYSPRRDAEGRIDGFHVFVTDITAAKLALASSQQHAHALEAMVAERTRELEAQMAAREASDAALRQSQKMEAIGQLTGGIAHDFNNMLTGILSALDIVRLRLDMGRVDDLERFLDTATASAQRAAALTQRLLAFSRRQSLDARPVEINTLLVSVQHLLHSTLGEAVRIRAEPSPLPLHATLDANQFESALLNLAINARDAMPHGGDLTLRASAVSVRQGQYTAVPAGDYAMVAVADTGAGMAPEVVERAFEPFFTTKPIGKGTGLGMSMVYGFMQQSGGHIAIESSLGEGTTVLLFIPLSEAVAEDEPAPSQPIRRGAGQSILVVEDDEQVRMLVTVVLEDLGYHAQVVGDADAAIPILASAQNIDLLVTDVGLPGLNGRQLAEIARQSRPALPILFMTGYAEKAQERAAFLDEGMAMIAKPFLLDEFSMAVRTAMPGGA; encoded by the coding sequence ATGTCCGATAGCGATGATGGCGGCACGGTTGTCCGCATCGTTGCTCCCTTCGGCCGCGATGCTGACAGCATTGCGGCGGTGCTGGCCAACGCGTGTCTGAAACCGCACATCGCACCCGGTCTGGAGGTATTGGCCAGCCAACTCGATGACCGCACCGGGCTGGTGGTGGTGACCCAGGAAGCAGTGGCGCGCGACAGCGAAGCGTTGCTGCAGGCGCTGCAGCAGCAGCCGGCCTGGTCGGACATTCCGTTCATCCTGCTGCGCTCGGCGCGTTCCTATCGGCGTTCCACCCGCGAACCGCTGCTGCCCGGCTCGATCAACGTGGTGGAGATGGACCGGCCGCTGGGCAGCATGTCGCTGCTCAGCGCAGTGCAGGGTGCGCTGCGTGCACGCGCGAAGCAGTTCGTGGTGCGCGACCAGGTCACCGCATTGGCTGATGGCCGCGCGGCGCTGGCACGCAGCGAGTCCGAACTGCGCCTGATCGCCGACGCGATGCCGGTGCTGATCGCGTTCGTCGATCGCGCGCTGTGTTTCCGCTTCGCCAACAAGGCCTACGAAAGCTGGTTTGAACTGGCCACCGGCGACGTGATCGGCAGGCATGTGCGCGAGGTCATCGGCGAGCCGGTATGGCAGCAGCGTCGGCCGGCGATGGAAGCGGCGTTGGTCGGCCGTGAGGCGGTGTTCGAGATCGTCTGGCCGCATCGCGTGTACGGGCGCCGGGACTGTGAAGTGCGTTACTCGCCGCGCCGGGATGCCGAAGGCCGCATCGACGGCTTCCATGTCTTCGTCACCGATATCACTGCCGCCAAGCTGGCCCTTGCCAGCAGCCAACAGCACGCGCACGCGCTGGAGGCGATGGTGGCCGAGCGTACCCGTGAGCTGGAAGCGCAGATGGCGGCGCGCGAGGCCAGCGACGCCGCACTGCGGCAGTCGCAGAAGATGGAAGCGATCGGCCAGCTGACCGGCGGCATCGCCCACGACTTCAACAACATGCTGACCGGCATCCTGTCCGCGCTGGACATCGTGCGCCTGCGTCTGGACATGGGCCGGGTCGACGACCTCGAACGTTTCCTCGACACCGCCACCGCCTCGGCCCAGCGTGCGGCGGCACTGACCCAGCGCCTGCTGGCGTTCTCCCGACGGCAGTCGCTGGATGCGCGGCCGGTGGAGATCAACACCCTGCTGGTTTCGGTACAGCACCTGCTGCACAGCACCCTGGGCGAAGCCGTGCGTATCCGCGCCGAGCCCTCGCCGCTGCCGTTGCACGCCACGCTGGATGCCAACCAGTTCGAAAGCGCGCTGTTGAACCTGGCCATCAACGCGCGCGATGCGATGCCGCACGGCGGTGATCTGACCCTGCGCGCATCGGCGGTCAGCGTTCGCCAAGGTCAATACACCGCCGTGCCCGCAGGCGACTACGCGATGGTGGCGGTGGCCGATACCGGTGCCGGCATGGCGCCGGAAGTGGTCGAGCGTGCCTTCGAGCCCTTCTTCACCACCAAACCCATCGGCAAGGGCACGGGTCTGGGCATGTCGATGGTGTACGGCTTCATGCAGCAGTCCGGCGGCCACATCGCGATCGAGTCCAGTCTGGGCGAGGGCACGACGGTGCTGTTGTTCATTCCGTTGTCGGAAGCCGTGGCGGAGGACGAGCCTGCACCCTCGCAGCCGATCCGGCGTGGTGCCGGCCAGTCCATCCTGGTGGTGGAGGATGACGAACAGGTACGGATGCTGGTGACGGTGGTGCTGGAAGACCTGGGGTATCACGCCCAGGTGGTGGGCGATGCGGATGCGGCCATCCCGATCCTGGCTTCGGCGCAGAACATCGACCTGCTGGTCACCGATGTCGGGCTGCCGGGGCTCAACGGCCGCCAGTTGGCGGAGATCGCGCGGCAATCGCGGCCAGCGCTGCCGATCCTGTTCATGACCGGCTATGCGGAAAAGGCACAGGAACGCGCGGCCTTCCTCGATGAAGGCATGGCGATGATCGCCAAGCCGTTCCTGCTGGATGAATTCAGCATGGCGGTACGCACGGCGATGCCGGGCGGCGCGTAG
- a CDS encoding LacI family DNA-binding transcriptional regulator, whose protein sequence is MTIKGKATSLDIAHLAGVSQPTVSRALRGSPMVNAETRERILRIARELNYKVDKNASSLRLRNAGTLALLFFEDPTNDDSLINPFFHSMLGSITRACALHGQDLLVSFQQLSTDWQADYEDSNKADGIILLGYGDYHESRDRLQRLVEQGTHFVRWGAALPGQPGVSIGSDNFQGGHDITAHLLQQGCRRIAFLGHASSHYPEFQERYRGHVEALRAHGLAADPALQHDAITTEASGHEACLALLAQHRSIDAICAASDLIAIGAVRALREQGLRVPQDVAVTGFDDIPLAASVSPPLTTVQQDTKQAGQLLVEKLLALIGRQPVEGQSIPVKLVVRESSLRA, encoded by the coding sequence ATGACCATCAAAGGCAAAGCCACCTCCCTGGACATCGCCCACCTGGCCGGGGTCTCCCAGCCCACGGTGTCGCGGGCCCTGCGCGGCAGCCCGATGGTCAACGCCGAGACCCGCGAGCGCATCCTGCGCATCGCCCGCGAGCTGAACTACAAGGTCGACAAGAACGCCTCCAGCCTGCGCCTGCGCAACGCCGGCACCCTGGCCCTGCTGTTCTTCGAGGACCCAACCAATGACGACTCGCTGATCAACCCCTTCTTCCACTCGATGCTGGGCTCGATCACCCGTGCCTGCGCGCTGCACGGGCAGGACCTGCTGGTGTCCTTCCAGCAGCTGTCCACCGACTGGCAGGCCGATTACGAAGACAGCAACAAGGCCGATGGCATCATCCTGCTCGGCTATGGCGACTACCACGAGTCACGCGACCGCCTGCAGCGGCTGGTGGAACAAGGCACCCACTTTGTGCGCTGGGGCGCGGCCCTGCCCGGCCAGCCGGGGGTGTCGATCGGCAGCGACAACTTCCAGGGCGGGCATGACATCACCGCCCACCTGCTGCAACAGGGCTGCCGCCGTATCGCGTTCCTCGGCCATGCCTCCAGCCACTACCCGGAATTCCAGGAGCGCTATCGCGGCCACGTGGAAGCGCTGCGTGCGCATGGGCTGGCCGCCGACCCGGCGCTGCAGCACGATGCGATCACCACCGAGGCATCCGGTCATGAGGCCTGCCTGGCACTGCTGGCCCAGCACCGTTCCATCGATGCGATCTGCGCGGCCAGCGACTTGATTGCGATCGGCGCGGTGCGCGCCCTGCGCGAGCAGGGATTGCGGGTGCCGCAGGACGTGGCGGTGACCGGCTTTGATGACATCCCGCTGGCGGCCTCGGTGTCGCCGCCGCTGACCACCGTGCAGCAGGACACCAAGCAGGCCGGCCAGCTGCTGGTGGAGAAGCTGCTGGCGCTGATCGGCCGGCAGCCGGTGGAAGGCCAGAGCATCCCGGTGAAGCTGGTGGTGCGCGAGTCGTCGCTGCGCGCATAG
- a CDS encoding single-stranded DNA-binding protein, whose translation MARGINKVILVGNLGNDPDVKYTQGGMAITRISLATTSVRKDKDGNQQERTEWHRVVFFGKLGEIAGEYLRKGSSVYVEGSLRYDKYTGQDGVEKYSTDIIADEMQMLGGRGEGGGGGGGNFSGGERPQRQQAPRQEYGGGGGGGGNARGGQGGGYNQGGNQGGGYGQQRPQQQPQQAPPMDDFADDDIPF comes from the coding sequence ATGGCGCGCGGCATCAACAAAGTCATCCTGGTCGGCAACCTCGGCAACGACCCGGACGTGAAGTACACCCAGGGCGGTATGGCGATCACCCGCATCAGCCTGGCCACCACCAGTGTCCGCAAGGACAAGGATGGCAACCAGCAGGAGCGTACCGAGTGGCACCGCGTGGTGTTCTTCGGCAAGCTCGGCGAAATTGCTGGTGAGTACCTGCGCAAGGGCAGCTCGGTGTACGTCGAAGGCAGCCTGCGTTACGACAAGTACACCGGCCAGGACGGCGTGGAGAAGTACTCCACCGACATCATCGCCGACGAAATGCAGATGCTGGGCGGCCGCGGTGAAGGCGGCGGCGGTGGTGGTGGCAACTTCAGTGGCGGCGAGCGTCCGCAGCGCCAGCAGGCCCCGCGCCAGGAGTACGGCGGCGGTGGCGGTGGCGGCGGCAACGCGCGTGGCGGCCAGGGAGGTGGTTACAACCAGGGCGGCAACCAAGGCGGCGGCTACGGCCAGCAGCGTCCGCAGCAGCAGCCGCAGCAGGCGCCGCCGATGGA